A genomic window from Vitis riparia cultivar Riparia Gloire de Montpellier isolate 1030 chromosome 18, EGFV_Vit.rip_1.0, whole genome shotgun sequence includes:
- the LOC117906679 gene encoding UPF0496 protein At3g19330 isoform X1 codes for MLQCLSLKSWASTSTTTAPAVENSREDTPRSISQTSPTVNLTREYTLAVQTNSYNEIWSKIHVRHQDDYTNTDPDQDTDGEREENVQQLRLAHVLRPDRECVQDALQHARSNTLTRLVSDYFDHSENTSKLCLLLHRSVHHAHSLYSPLHDLLDILPLDSDSLTESQCNQAFDVFLQFDSLDNPFPCPDSHNFRDMRRCFSQLKEQLDGHIRKSRSKIRLIRRATAGSAFCFIGTAVGVAISAVAIATHTLVALIAPLFTVFLPPRLSKKELAHGAQLDAAARGTYVLCHDLGTIDSLVAWLHTAVEGDKRLIRLGLEGGRDTIQVVAKHLCKNHLYFLQQLKDLEEHICLCFTTVNRARSLLLREIDLHQSSNS; via the exons ATGCTGCAATGCTTGTCCCTCAAATCATGGGCGTCAACTTCAACAACCACAGCTCCtg CAGTTGAGAATTCTAGAGAGGACACACCAAGATCGATCTCTCAAACTTCTCCCACCGTCAATCTAACCCGCGAATACACCCTCGCTGTCCAAACCAATTCCTACAACGAGATATGGTCCAAGATTCACGTCCGCCACCAGGATGACTACACAAACACAGACCCAGACCAAGACACAGACGGGGAGCGAGAAGAGAATGTCCAGCAGTTGCGGTTGGCCCATGTCCTTCGACCCGACCGAGAATGTGTCCAGGATGCCCTTCAGCATGCAAGGTCCAACACCCTCACCCGTCTTGTCTCTGACTACTTCGATCACAGCGAGAACACATCCAAACTCTGTCTCCTTCTCCACCGTAGCGTCCATCACGCCCACTCTCTCTATTCCCCTCTTCATGACCTCCTCGATATTCTTCCCCTTGATTCCGATTCACTTACCGAATCCCAGTGCAATCAGGCCTTTGATGTCTTCCTCCAATTCGATAGTCTTGACAATCCTTTCCCCTGTCCTGACTCCCATAATTTCCGTGACATGCGCCGCTGCTTCTCTCAACTTAAGGAACAACTTGACGGCCATATCCGAAAGTCCCGGTCTAAGATTCGCCTTATCCGCCGTGCAACCGCTGGATCCGCCTTCTGTTTCATTGGCACTGCCGTTGGGGTTGCCATATCTGCTGTCGCAATTGCTACTCATACACTCGTTGCCCTTATTGCCCCACTATTCACTGTATTCCTTCCTCCCAGGCTCTCTAAGAAAGAGCTTGCCCATGGGGCACAGCTTGATGCTGCAGCTAGGGGTACTTATGTTCTATGCCATGATCTGGGCACCATTGACAGCCTCGTGGCATGGTTGCACACTGCTGTTGAGGGTGACAAGCGTCTCATTCGCCTTGGATTGGAGGGGGGCAGGGATACCATCCAAGTGGTGGCCAAGCATCTCTGCAAAAACCATCTCTATTTCCTCCAACAACTTAAGGATCTTGAGGAACATATATGCCTCTGCTTTACCACAGTCAACAGAGCCAGGTCTCTACTCCTAAGAGAGATCGATCTTCATCAAAGTTCTAATTCCTAA
- the LOC117906679 gene encoding UPF0496 protein At3g19330 isoform X2: protein MLQCLSLKSWASTSTTTAPVENSREDTPRSISQTSPTVNLTREYTLAVQTNSYNEIWSKIHVRHQDDYTNTDPDQDTDGEREENVQQLRLAHVLRPDRECVQDALQHARSNTLTRLVSDYFDHSENTSKLCLLLHRSVHHAHSLYSPLHDLLDILPLDSDSLTESQCNQAFDVFLQFDSLDNPFPCPDSHNFRDMRRCFSQLKEQLDGHIRKSRSKIRLIRRATAGSAFCFIGTAVGVAISAVAIATHTLVALIAPLFTVFLPPRLSKKELAHGAQLDAAARGTYVLCHDLGTIDSLVAWLHTAVEGDKRLIRLGLEGGRDTIQVVAKHLCKNHLYFLQQLKDLEEHICLCFTTVNRARSLLLREIDLHQSSNS, encoded by the exons ATGCTGCAATGCTTGTCCCTCAAATCATGGGCGTCAACTTCAACAACCACAGCTCCtg TTGAGAATTCTAGAGAGGACACACCAAGATCGATCTCTCAAACTTCTCCCACCGTCAATCTAACCCGCGAATACACCCTCGCTGTCCAAACCAATTCCTACAACGAGATATGGTCCAAGATTCACGTCCGCCACCAGGATGACTACACAAACACAGACCCAGACCAAGACACAGACGGGGAGCGAGAAGAGAATGTCCAGCAGTTGCGGTTGGCCCATGTCCTTCGACCCGACCGAGAATGTGTCCAGGATGCCCTTCAGCATGCAAGGTCCAACACCCTCACCCGTCTTGTCTCTGACTACTTCGATCACAGCGAGAACACATCCAAACTCTGTCTCCTTCTCCACCGTAGCGTCCATCACGCCCACTCTCTCTATTCCCCTCTTCATGACCTCCTCGATATTCTTCCCCTTGATTCCGATTCACTTACCGAATCCCAGTGCAATCAGGCCTTTGATGTCTTCCTCCAATTCGATAGTCTTGACAATCCTTTCCCCTGTCCTGACTCCCATAATTTCCGTGACATGCGCCGCTGCTTCTCTCAACTTAAGGAACAACTTGACGGCCATATCCGAAAGTCCCGGTCTAAGATTCGCCTTATCCGCCGTGCAACCGCTGGATCCGCCTTCTGTTTCATTGGCACTGCCGTTGGGGTTGCCATATCTGCTGTCGCAATTGCTACTCATACACTCGTTGCCCTTATTGCCCCACTATTCACTGTATTCCTTCCTCCCAGGCTCTCTAAGAAAGAGCTTGCCCATGGGGCACAGCTTGATGCTGCAGCTAGGGGTACTTATGTTCTATGCCATGATCTGGGCACCATTGACAGCCTCGTGGCATGGTTGCACACTGCTGTTGAGGGTGACAAGCGTCTCATTCGCCTTGGATTGGAGGGGGGCAGGGATACCATCCAAGTGGTGGCCAAGCATCTCTGCAAAAACCATCTCTATTTCCTCCAACAACTTAAGGATCTTGAGGAACATATATGCCTCTGCTTTACCACAGTCAACAGAGCCAGGTCTCTACTCCTAAGAGAGATCGATCTTCATCAAAGTTCTAATTCCTAA